From the genome of Peptoniphilus sp. ING2-D1G:
TGATTTCCACTTATCATGTATATAGGTGCTTTGAATTTTTGAAAAATTTTGGCAAACTCATTGACTATAGATATTGAAGTATCAGGTCTGTCGAATAAATCTCCTCCATGCAGTACAAAGTCCACATTCTCCTTGATACTTATATCTGCAACCTCATTAATTTTATTCTTTAAAGTTTCGAAGAAATTATCAAGTCTATTTTTAGGGTTCGTAGCCCGTATATGTGTATCCGTAAAATACAAAATTTTCAATTACACCACTGCCTTATTATTCGGTTTTTTCTTCTGTATCGTTAAATTTTTTATTGGTTAAATTAAATTTTTCTCTGACTTTAATTTCTATTTCTTTAGCTATTTCGGGATTTTGTTCAAGAAAAGATTTTGCGTTTTCTCTACCTTGGCCTAATCTGTGTTCATTGTAGCTGTACCATGCACCGGATTTATTGACTATACCGGAATCAGCAGCTGTATCTAACAGTGATCCTATTTTTGAAATTCCCTTGCCATACATTATATCAAATTCAGCAATTTTAAATGGGGGTGCAACTTTATTCTTAACTACTTTGACTCGGACTCTATTTCCCAGAATTTGTTCACCTTGCTTAATATTTTCTGTTTTTCTGATATCAAGTCTAATAGTCGCATAAAATTTGAGAGCACGTCCTCCTGTAGTTGTCTCAGGATTACCAAACATCACTCCCACCTTTTCTCTTAATTGATTAATAAAAATTACAGCTGCATTTGATTTGTTTATAGCTCCTGTTAATTTTCTTAGCGCTTGAGACATAAGTCTTGCTTGTAAGCCTATATGACTATCTCCCATTTCTCCTTCAATCTCAGCTTTTGGGACAAGAGCGGCAACGGAGTCAACGACAACTAAATCCACAGCATTGGATCTTACAAGCGATTCAGTTATTTCTAATGCTTGTTCTCCGGTATCGGGTTGAGAAATTATTAAGTTTTCAATATCAATTCCAAGATTTTTTGCATAATTTGCATCTAAGGCATGTTCTGCATCAATAAATGCCGCTATTCCACCATTTTTTTGAGATTCGGCAATTATATGCAAAGCGAGTGTGGTTTTTCCTGATGATTCTGGCCCATATATTTCGATTATTCTTCCCTTTGGAATACCTCCTACACCTAAGGCTAAATCCAAAGTTAAAGATCCTGTAGGAATGGTTTCTATGTCAATTTTGCTATTTTCACCAAGTCTCATAATTGATCCTTTGCCAAATTGTTTTTCGATTTGTGCAATTGTCATGTCCAATGCCTGTTTTTTACTAT
Proteins encoded in this window:
- the recA gene encoding Protein RecA (Can catalyze the hydrolysis of ATP in the presence of single-stranded DNA, the ATP-dependent uptake of single-stranded DNA by duplex DNA, and the ATP-dependent hybridization of homologous single-stranded DNAs. It interacts with LexA causing its activation and leading to its autocatalytic cleavage; High confidence in function and specificity); the protein is MEKDSKKQALDMTIAQIEKQFGKGSIMRLGENSKIDIETIPTGSLTLDLALGVGGIPKGRIIEIYGPESSGKTTLALHIIAESQKNGGIAAFIDAEHALDANYAKNLGIDIENLIISQPDTGEQALEITESLVRSNAVDLVVVDSVAALVPKAEIEGEMGDSHIGLQARLMSQALRKLTGAINKSNAAVIFINQLREKVGVMFGNPETTTGGRALKFYATIRLDIRKTENIKQGEQILGNRVRVKVVKNKVAPPFKIAEFDIMYGKGISKIGSLLDTAADSGIVNKSGAWYSYNEHRLGQGRENAKSFLEQNPEIAKEIEIKVREKFNLTNKKFNDTEEKTE